A single window of Arcobacter venerupis DNA harbors:
- the dnaA gene encoding chromosomal replication initiator protein DnaA — protein MTTKDFQTIIQKEASKTDFDRYLKQLVYKKVSSDEKIAIFEVNNKYIASWIKSKFTNLIQHCFEIYDGSKPSVEIKLAGEKKSKKEILKEQVQNETAESTILNPSYTFDSFVVGPSNQMAYNASLAVSNKPGTQYNPLFIYGGTGLGKTHLLQAVGNQAIEKGSTVIYVTIEQFMNDFTFSLKNKSMDHFRNKYRKCDVLLIDDIQFLSGKEQTQEEFFHTFNELHNAKKQIVMTSDRLPSQIAGLVDRLKSRFEWGLTADVQIPGLETKIAIIEKKSDLNGISLSREIINFIATTLDNSIREIEGVLIRINASASLLNQEITLPMVQNLLKDQIKETKENIKLPDVINIVANQLNIKPSDIKSKKRTATVANARRIVIYLTRELTHNSMPDIAKFLGMKDHSSISHNIKKANELIEKDENFKLIIENLKNKIINKEW, from the coding sequence ATGACAACCAAAGATTTTCAAACAATAATTCAAAAAGAAGCATCAAAAACAGATTTTGACAGATACTTAAAACAGTTAGTTTATAAAAAGGTATCTTCAGATGAAAAAATCGCTATTTTTGAAGTAAATAATAAATATATTGCCTCTTGGATAAAGAGCAAATTTACAAATTTAATTCAACATTGTTTTGAAATTTATGATGGTTCTAAACCCTCTGTAGAAATAAAACTCGCTGGTGAAAAAAAATCTAAAAAAGAGATTTTAAAAGAGCAAGTTCAGAACGAAACAGCCGAAAGTACAATACTTAATCCATCTTATACATTTGATTCATTTGTTGTAGGACCTTCTAATCAAATGGCATATAATGCTTCACTTGCTGTTTCAAATAAACCTGGAACTCAATATAATCCTTTGTTTATTTATGGTGGAACAGGACTTGGAAAAACTCACCTTTTACAAGCTGTTGGAAATCAAGCAATTGAAAAAGGAAGTACAGTTATTTATGTAACTATTGAGCAGTTTATGAATGATTTTACTTTTTCTTTAAAAAATAAAAGTATGGATCATTTTAGAAATAAATATAGAAAATGTGATGTGCTTTTAATTGATGATATTCAATTTTTAAGTGGAAAAGAACAAACTCAAGAGGAATTTTTTCACACCTTCAACGAACTTCATAACGCAAAAAAACAAATAGTAATGACAAGTGATAGACTTCCATCACAAATTGCTGGACTTGTTGATAGATTAAAATCAAGATTTGAATGGGGTTTAACAGCTGATGTTCAAATTCCAGGGCTTGAAACAAAAATTGCTATTATTGAGAAAAAATCAGATTTAAATGGAATTTCTCTAAGTAGAGAGATTATTAATTTCATTGCAACTACTCTTGATAATTCAATTAGAGAAATTGAGGGTGTTTTAATTAGAATAAATGCAAGTGCATCTTTATTAAATCAAGAGATTACACTTCCAATGGTTCAAAATTTATTAAAAGATCAAATAAAAGAGACAAAAGAGAATATCAAACTTCCTGATGTTATAAATATTGTTGCAAATCAGTTAAATATTAAACCTAGTGATATAAAATCTAAAAAAAGAACTGCAACTGTTGCAAATGCTAGAAGAATTGTGATTTATCTAACAAGAGAATTAACTCATAACTCTATGCCAGATATTGCAAAGTTTTTAGGAATGAAAGATCACAGTTCAATTTCACACAATATTAAAAAAGCAAATGAGTTAATTGAGAAAGATGAAAACTTTAAATTAATTATTGAAAATTTAAAGAATAAAATCATAAATAAGGAGTGGTAA
- the dnaN gene encoding DNA polymerase III subunit beta, translating to MRFVITKNIFENVVSSMQPFLEKKDSSSITSHIYLEINNAKLIIKATDYEIGLESYIDNITDMIDGKATVNGSNLLGIIKRLKNEELIIEASNNNLVIKQNKSTFKLPTYDAEEFPSLNKSENLKELSISTINFINSIRKITPAIDNNNPKFELNGALLDIKSQKINFVSTDTRRLAVSHLQNITNQETQFIIPKKAIIEIQKLFLDEAKISYDDTNLVISNEKTKFFTKLINGKFPDYERIIPNTLKYNFPLPKNILIESIKLVTSLFSNIKITFNSTSILFESLDEDSESKTQIDIDLNIEKEFYLAVNAKYLLDFLSMSNNEKIKIGFNESNLPFLLEDDKFFTIVMPIVLEK from the coding sequence ATGAGATTCGTAATTACAAAGAATATTTTTGAAAATGTTGTGTCTTCAATGCAACCTTTTTTAGAAAAAAAAGATTCTAGTTCAATCACATCGCATATATATTTAGAAATCAATAATGCTAAACTAATCATAAAAGCAACTGATTATGAAATTGGCTTAGAATCATATATTGATAATATAACTGATATGATAGATGGTAAAGCAACAGTTAATGGTTCTAATCTATTAGGTATTATAAAAAGATTAAAAAATGAAGAACTTATAATAGAAGCTTCAAATAATAATTTAGTTATAAAACAAAATAAATCAACTTTTAAATTACCAACTTATGATGCAGAAGAATTTCCATCACTAAACAAATCTGAAAATTTAAAAGAATTATCAATCTCAACAATTAATTTTATAAATTCTATTAGAAAAATTACTCCTGCTATTGATAATAATAATCCTAAATTTGAATTAAATGGTGCATTATTAGATATAAAAAGTCAAAAAATAAACTTTGTTTCAACAGATACTAGAAGATTAGCAGTTTCACATTTACAAAATATTACTAATCAAGAAACTCAATTTATTATTCCTAAAAAAGCAATAATTGAAATTCAAAAACTATTTTTAGATGAAGCTAAAATTTCTTATGATGATACAAATCTTGTAATTTCAAATGAAAAAACTAAATTTTTTACAAAATTAATAAATGGTAAATTCCCAGATTATGAAAGAATTATTCCTAATACTTTAAAATATAATTTTCCATTACCTAAAAATATATTAATTGAATCTATTAAATTAGTAACTTCATTATTTTCAAATATTAAAATCACATTTAACTCAACATCAATTTTATTTGAATCCCTTGATGAAGATAGTGAATCTAAAACTCAAATTGATATTGATTTAAATATTGAAAAAGAGTTTTATCTAGCAGTTAATGCTAAATATTTATTAGACTTTTTAAGTATGTCAAATAATGAAAAAATAAAAATTGGATTTAATGAATCTAATTTACCATTTTTATTAGAAGATGATAAATTTTTTACTATTGTAATGCCAATAGTTTTAGAAAAATAA